Within Saccharomonospora cyanea NA-134, the genomic segment CCGCGGCGACGCTGTAGCGCGCCGGGAGAGCCGGAAGTCGGCCGGATCCAGCCTGCGCGTGCGCATCCAGTACCGCCAGGTGAACCCCGGCCAGATGGTGCGGTTGACGCCCTGCGAGTCCAGGTACCAGCTCCTGCATCCGCCCCGGGTCCAAATGCCGTTCGCGAGCTTGCGCTGGATGTCGGCGTTGGACTGTGCCTGGGTGTCGGCGCGCACCTCGATGGCGTCGGCACCGTGGGACTCGACGTAGCGCATGGCCTCGGAGATGTACCGGATCTGCTGCTCGATCATGAACACCACCGAGTTGTGACCCAGCCCGGTGTTGGGGCCGAGCAGGAAGAACAGGTTCGGGTATCCGTTGGCGGTGATGCCGAGATGGGTCTGCATGCCGTGCCGGGCCCACTGCCTGCCGAGGTTGGTGCCGTCGGCCCCCACGATGTCGAGGTGGTCGAAGCCGTCGGTGACGTGGAACCCGGTGCCGTAGATGATCGCGTCGACCTCGCGCTCGATCCCGGCCTTGTCGAGGATGCCCGTCTCGGTGACCTCGGCGATGCCGTCGGTGACGACCTCGACGTTGTCCCGCGTCAGGGCCGGGTAGTAGTCGTTGGAGATCAGCACGCGCTTGCACCCGAGCACGTAGTCCGGGGTGAGCTTCGCCCGCAGGCCGGGGTCGGTGACGTGCTTGTCGAGATGGCGCTTCGCGATCTTCTGCGCGAGCCGCATGATGCGGGGGTCGCCGTTGAAGCCGACGGCGCGCAGTTCCAGGGTCCAGTAGAGGAAGTCGCGGTAGGCACGCTGGGCGAGCGGGACGTGGGCGAACAACCGCTTGACCCAGTCCGGCATCGTGTGATCGGCCTTCGGCATCACCCAGGGCGCGGTACGTTGGAAGAGATGTAGCCGCCCCACCTGGCCCGCGATCGCGGGCACGAACTGGATGGCGCTGGCGCCGGTGCCGACCACGGCCACACGCTTGCCGCGCAGGTCGAAGTCGTGGTCCCACTGCGCCGAGTGGAACGCCGCACCACGGAAGCGTTCGGCGCCGACGAGTTCGGGAATCTGTGGCAGGTGCAGCGCACCCACCCCGCACACCAGGTAGCGGGCCACGTACTCGTCACCCGAAGCTGTCGTGACGTGCCAGCGGTGTTCGTCGGCGTCCCACCGCGCACCCGTCATTTCCTGGCCGAAGTGGATGAAACGGTAGAGTCCGTACTTCCTCGCGACACCGCGCAGGTAGTCGTGGATCTCCGGCTGCGGGGAGAAGGAGCGAGACCAATTCGGATTCTGCTCGAACGAGAACGAGTACATGTGGGACTGGATGTCGCACGCGCAACCGGGGTAGGTGTTGTCGCGCCAGGTGCCGCCGACCTCGTTGGCCTTCTCCAGCACGACGAAGTCCTCGCGACCGTCTCTACGCAACTGGATCGCCATGCCGAGACCGGAGAACCCGGTTCCGACGACGACCACCCCGGTCTCGGTGCGATTACCCATGTCCGTGCCTCCATGCGACGGTTCCTGTTACCCCGAGTCCACCTTACCCAGAGTAGGTTACTGCGAGTAGGATAACGATCGTGAGCGCGACCGCAAAGCCCCCAACCCAGCGGCGCAGGCGAATGCCGCGAGCCGAACGCGAACAGCAGATGATCGAGGTCGCCGAGAGCGTGTTCGCCGAACGTGGCTACTCCGCCGCGTCGATGGACGAGATCGCCGAACGTGTCGGCGTCTCCAAGCCCATGCTCTACGAGTACTTCCAGTCGAAGGAAGGCCTGCTGCTCGCCTGCATCCAGGCCGCCCGTTCCGCGCTCCGGGACGCCACCCAGCGGGCCGTGCTCGACGCGACGACCGCGGAGGAGGCCCTGCGGAAGGGACTGTTGGCGTTCTTCGAGTTCGTGCGCGACCGCAGGCAGGCGTGGTCGTTGCTGCGCCATGAGACGAGCCTGGTCGGCACCTCGGCCGCCGACGAACTCGAAGCCACCCGGAAGCAGCAGACCGACCTCATCGCCTCGCTCATGGGCGGCTACCTGAACGTGTCCGATCCCGCGCTCACGCACGCGATGGCCGAGTTCGTGGTGGGCGGCTGCGAACGCCTGGCGCTCTGGTGTGAGCAGAACGAGAACATCACCCCGGAGACGGCCACGGACTACACGATGAACTTGCTCTGGGGTGGTTTACGTCACCTCGCGCAACAATGATCGACAGTACGAGGCGTTAACTTAACTCTAAGTGTTAACAGACTGAGAGGGTTATCACTCTGAGTAGCCTTTTCCGCCCCCTCCTGTTGCTGGTACGCCGGGCGCGTTACAGACTTGAATCATCGTCATAAAGACAGGGGAACGTCCCGGGGAACGCTGCGCCCTGTCGCGAAGAGGGGATGAACGAGGCGATGCAGACAATCACGGCGAAGTACGTGCAACGCGACGAGGACTGGACCGTCACCGTGTCCGGCCTCGGCAAGACGCTGAACGGAGAGGCGTCGGGCATCATCGCCGCGAGGGACCGCGCCGACCAGCTCGTGGAGCAGCTCGCGGGAGAAGGCACACCCCCCACGGTGGTGCACCTGCTCAACGGCAGTGCGTACGAGTTCACCTCCACCTACATGACGGCCCGGCTCACGCGCGGTCCCGAGTCACCCGAGGCACCGGCGGACGATGAGAGGCCTGCCGAGACCCAGGACGCCGCTCAGCAAGGCGACGAGGAGAGCACCAAGCCCTCGGCCACGACAACGGTGCCGCGCAAGGAACTGGGCCGCGACCCGCGGAGCACGGAACACCGCTACGCCCACGCGGGCTG encodes:
- a CDS encoding TetR/AcrR family transcriptional regulator yields the protein MSATAKPPTQRRRRMPRAEREQQMIEVAESVFAERGYSAASMDEIAERVGVSKPMLYEYFQSKEGLLLACIQAARSALRDATQRAVLDATTAEEALRKGLLAFFEFVRDRRQAWSLLRHETSLVGTSAADELEATRKQQTDLIASLMGGYLNVSDPALTHAMAEFVVGGCERLALWCEQNENITPETATDYTMNLLWGGLRHLAQQ
- a CDS encoding flavin-containing monooxygenase; translated protein: MGNRTETGVVVVGTGFSGLGMAIQLRRDGREDFVVLEKANEVGGTWRDNTYPGCACDIQSHMYSFSFEQNPNWSRSFSPQPEIHDYLRGVARKYGLYRFIHFGQEMTGARWDADEHRWHVTTASGDEYVARYLVCGVGALHLPQIPELVGAERFRGAAFHSAQWDHDFDLRGKRVAVVGTGASAIQFVPAIAGQVGRLHLFQRTAPWVMPKADHTMPDWVKRLFAHVPLAQRAYRDFLYWTLELRAVGFNGDPRIMRLAQKIAKRHLDKHVTDPGLRAKLTPDYVLGCKRVLISNDYYPALTRDNVEVVTDGIAEVTETGILDKAGIEREVDAIIYGTGFHVTDGFDHLDIVGADGTNLGRQWARHGMQTHLGITANGYPNLFFLLGPNTGLGHNSVVFMIEQQIRYISEAMRYVESHGADAIEVRADTQAQSNADIQRKLANGIWTRGGCRSWYLDSQGVNRTIWPGFTWRYWMRTRRLDPADFRLSRRATASPRTASSVA